One Phaseolus vulgaris cultivar G19833 chromosome 2, P. vulgaris v2.0, whole genome shotgun sequence DNA window includes the following coding sequences:
- the LOC137809041 gene encoding uncharacterized protein — translation MYGERRGQNYNANYGSEIQSFNKFIEESSLVDIPLVGRKFTWYKPNGTVKSRIDRVLVSLEWLEKWPGSKLYAEGRSVLDHCALVLKEINIDWGPKPFRCLNVWQKDGRFKEFVRNKLKRVLNKVIDPRQSAFLEGRGLLDSVLVANEILEEVKRKKKECVVFKMDYEKAYDSVSWEFIYYMMGRLDFCGLAGVVRQAEEKKLVESIEVGEKRVKVCMLQYADDTLFFCKASTQSVLTLKAILKCFELAFGLKVNYSKSKVGGVGVNINQTMTFASILNCDIMKTPFSYLGVLVGGNHKRCVFWEGVITKLRNRLSTWKGKTLSLAGRVTKIFLWEWGSENRKIAWVAWDKICQSKDNGGLGVIDIEKFNLALLGKWIWRLKSEESGLWKDIIESKYGGWRGLRSQDQSCKESMWWRDLRKVWQLEGWGIDFEDRGQWEVGDGKEIRLWEDKWLENIPLMHKFPRLYSISLDTGCTLSQVGSWSNNDWSWKLRWRRNLFVWESSLLDLLMQKLDTKRLTREGGVKPDKWLWRDVDYTDFSVKVAYKCLMGEESVVGEDLFANFWTLKTLPSAHFLAWRVLRNAIPTKDNLSRCGIPLICDRCPLCGVEEESDVQTSWSEPRIYQVLGGIWVGFVSEIWNHRNRVVFENGRVDLVEEFTVAQRKTWSWVTVKEKSAAFSYLDWCLDPICCMRFRLMILFCTAVKEVFMLYAYRFGVVS, via the exons ATGTATGGGGAGAGAAGAGGTCAAAATTATAATGCAAATTATGGAAGTGAAATACAAAGCTTTAATAAGTTTATTGAGGAGTCTAGTCTGGTTGATATTCCTTTGGTGGGTAGAAAGTTTACTTGGTACAAACCTAATGGGACAGTGAAGAGCAGAATAGATAGAGTTCTAGTCTCCCTTGAATGGTTAGAGAAGTGGCCGGGAAGTAAATTGTATGCGGAAGGGAGATCGGTTTTAGACCATTGTGCTTTAGTGTTAAAAGAGATAAATATCGACTGGGGTCCAAAACCGTTTAGATGTCTTAATGTGTGGCAAAAAGACGGTCGGTTTAAGGAATTTGTAAGGAATAA GTTAAAAAGGGTACTAAACAAAGTTATTGATCCCAGACAGTCTGCTTTCTTGGAAGGAAGAGGTTTGTTGGACAGTGTGTTAGTGGCTAACGAGATACTGGAGGAggtaaaaaggaaaaagaaagaatgtgTGGTGTTTAAGATGGACTATGAAAAGGCATACGACTCAGTTAGCTGGGAGTTTATTTACTACATGATGGGAAGATTGGATTTTTGTG GTCTTGCAGGGGTAGTTAGGCAAGCGGAAGAAAAGAAGCTAGTAGAAAGTATTGAAGTCGGGGAAAAGCGAGTAAAGGTGTGCATGTTGCAATATGCAGACGACACTCTTTTCTTCTGTAAAGCCTCAACCCAAAGTGTTTTGACTCTAAAGGCTATTCTGAAATGCTTTGAACTTGCTTTTGGTCTTAAGGTTAACTACTCCAAGAGTAAGGTTGGTGGAGTGGGTGTGAATATAAATCAGACGATGACTTTCGCCTCAATCCTTAACTGTGACATTATGAAGACACCTTTCAGTTACTTGGGGGTGTTGGTAGGTGGGAATCATAAGAGGTGTGTCTTTTGGGAAGGTGTGATCACTAAGTTACGGAATAGGCTGAGCACATGGAAAGGGAAAACCCTCTCTTTGGCAGGCAGA GTTACAAAAATCTTTTTGTGGGAGTGGGGGTCAGAGAACCGGAAAATTGCTTGGGTGGCGTGGGATAAGATTTGTCAATCGAAAGATAATGGCGGATTAGGGGTCATTGACATAGAAAAGTTTAACTTGGCTCTTCTAGGGAAATGGATTTGGAGACTTAAGTCTGAAGAGAGCGGTTTATGGAAGGATATTATAGAGTCTAAGTATGGTGGGTGGAGGGGTTTAAGATCTCAAGATCAGTCTTGTAAGGAGTCGATGTGGTGGAGGGACCTCAGGAAAGTTTGGCAGTTAGAGGGGTGGGGAATTGATTTTGAAGATAGAGGTCAATGGGAAGTAGGAGATGGGAAAGAAATCAGATTATGGGAGGATAAGTGGTTGGAAAACATCCCTCTAATGCATAAATTCCCTAGATTATATTCAATCTCCTTGGATACTGGCTGTACTCTTTCACAAGTTGGGAGTTGGAGTAATAATGATTGGTCGTGGAAACTACGGTGGAGAAGAAATCTTTTTGTGTGGGAATCCAGTCTGCTTGATCTTCTAATGCAGAAGTTGGATACCAAAAGGTTAACAAGAGAGGGTGGAGTTAAACCTGATAAATGGCTCTGGAGGGATGTGGATTATACAGATTTCTCTGTGAAGGTAGCATATAAATGCCTCATGGGGGAGGAGTCTGTAGTGGGGGAGGATTTGTTCGCGAATTTTTGGACTTTAAAGACCTTACCTTCGGCACATTTTTTGGCTTGGAGGGTGTTACGTAATGCTATTCCTACTAAGGACAATCTTTCGAGATGCGGTATACCTTTGATATGCGATCGGTGCCCTCTGTGTGGTGTGGAAGAAGAGTCG GATGTTCAAACCTCTTGGTCTGAACCACGCATTTACCAGGTGTTGGGGGGTATTTGGGTAGGTTTTGTTAGTGAAATTTGGAATCACAGGAATAGGGTTGTGTTTGAGAATGGGCGGGTGGATCTGGTGGAGGAATTTACCGTGGCACAAAGGAAGACTTGGTCTTGGGTCACAGTAAAAGAAAAATCGGCTGCTTTCTCTTACTTAGACTGGTGTTTGGATCCTATTTGTTGTATGAG GTTTAGACTGATGATTCTGTTCTGTACTGCGGTAAAGGAAGTGTTTATGTTGTATGCTTATCGGTTTGGTGTTGTATCTTAA